One Acetobacter ghanensis DNA window includes the following coding sequences:
- a CDS encoding DUF3035 domain-containing protein, whose product MVRRVSTLISPVLLVGGCMMLSGCSGHEAARAFGLERSLPDEYTVTTRAPLSMPPSDELVKPSKGDERRQDESERLQALETLSPDVALRGTNGDTSEGQTILVNEATAAADEPDQGELGAAGSGFVEQLMFWKGGKAGGVVNADEENRRLKTNAALGAPPTKGVTPTQHPKKK is encoded by the coding sequence ATAGTGCGCCGTGTTTCGACCCTGATTTCTCCGGTGCTGCTGGTAGGCGGCTGCATGATGCTGAGCGGCTGCTCGGGGCACGAGGCTGCCCGCGCATTTGGCCTGGAACGCAGTCTGCCAGACGAATATACGGTGACAACACGCGCACCGTTGTCCATGCCGCCATCAGATGAGTTGGTGAAGCCCAGCAAAGGGGACGAACGCAGGCAGGACGAAAGTGAACGTCTGCAGGCGCTTGAAACCCTCTCCCCCGATGTGGCGCTGCGCGGCACCAACGGGGACACCAGTGAGGGGCAGACCATTCTGGTGAATGAGGCAACAGCCGCAGCCGATGAACCCGATCAGGGGGAACTGGGGGCTGCTGGTTCGGGCTTTGTGGAGCAGTTGATGTTCTGGAAAGGTGGCAAGGCCGGTGGTGTTGTGAACGCGGATGAAGAAAACCGTCGTCTCAAAACCAATGCAGCGCTTGGCGCACCGCCCACCAAGGGCGTGACCCCGACCCAGCATCCCAAAAAGAAGTAG
- a CDS encoding methylthioribulose 1-phosphate dehydratase: MTDNATTGFVRGAQDIVRAGQRLDARGWVPATAGNISCRLPDGRIAITRSGCHKGFLSEADVITVDLAGQPHQPQNRPSAETLLHCQVYRLLPNVGAVLHGHSVASTVLSMTEPSDAIVLEGYEVQKVFEGQSTHDATVRVPLFANDQDIARLAREVEPFFADMPAGYIIRGHGVYVWGKNMDAALARLEGLEFLLACVLERRKLGK, encoded by the coding sequence ATGACGGATAACGCCACCACGGGTTTTGTCCGGGGCGCGCAGGATATTGTGCGGGCAGGTCAACGGCTGGATGCGCGCGGCTGGGTGCCAGCCACGGCAGGTAACATTAGTTGCAGGCTGCCGGATGGCCGCATCGCTATTACGCGTTCAGGCTGCCATAAGGGTTTTTTGAGCGAGGCGGATGTTATAACCGTGGATCTGGCGGGGCAGCCTCACCAGCCGCAGAACAGGCCGAGTGCTGAGACCCTGCTGCACTGTCAGGTCTATCGGTTGCTGCCCAATGTGGGCGCTGTGCTGCATGGTCATTCCGTGGCGTCCACCGTTCTGTCCATGACCGAGCCGTCTGACGCCATTGTTCTGGAAGGTTACGAGGTCCAGAAGGTGTTTGAAGGGCAGTCCACGCATGACGCCACCGTGCGTGTGCCGCTTTTTGCCAATGATCAGGATATTGCCCGTCTGGCGCGCGAGGTGGAGCCATTTTTTGCGGACATGCCCGCAGGCTACATTATTCGTGGCCATGGTGTGTATGTGTGGGGCAAGAACATGGACGCAGCCCTAGCCCGATTGGAAGGGCTGGAATTTCTGCTGGCCTGCGTGCTGGAAAGAAGGAAGCTGGGAAAATGA
- a CDS encoding twin-arginine translocase TatA/TatE family subunit — protein MGSLSIWHWLIVLVVVLVLFGGGGKISTIMGDMAKGIKSFKKHMADDEPMEDSTPRPGTGHIAPPPVSAAEHANAPVDKPVQH, from the coding sequence ATGGGCAGCTTGAGCATCTGGCACTGGCTTATTGTTCTGGTGGTCGTGCTGGTGTTGTTTGGCGGTGGCGGCAAAATCAGCACCATCATGGGGGATATGGCCAAGGGCATTAAATCCTTCAAAAAGCACATGGCGGATGATGAGCCGATGGAAGACAGCACCCCACGCCCGGGTACGGGGCACATTGCGCCTCCTCCTGTGTCTGCTGCCGAGCACGCTAATGCTCCGGTGGACAAGCCAGTCCAGCACTAA
- a CDS encoding bifunctional riboflavin kinase/FAD synthetase: MTISLHTNWRDIPAEAYGCAAALGNFDGVHLGHAHLLRSVFAARPDLPPAVVTFEPHPRELFRPQDPPFRLTLSAERLEALRALGVRHVFQIGFDKAFSELTAEQFVEDVLHNALRLRHVGCGPDFAFGHRRGGNVAFLAERTHELGMGFTAVQALSDQGGPFSSSRIRRLLQDGYPREAAGELGRLWCIRGVVQHGDKRGRLLGFPTANIPLGRHLEPARGVYAVTVRLPDGQTRYGVANVGRRPTINDGQESRLEAHLFDFEGDLYGQELSVSLHCLLREEKRFAGLDALKNQIAQDAAQARLALDTELPPN, translated from the coding sequence ATGACGATCAGCCTGCACACCAACTGGCGGGATATTCCCGCAGAGGCCTATGGCTGTGCCGCCGCACTGGGTAATTTTGATGGCGTGCATCTGGGCCACGCCCATTTGCTGCGGTCTGTTTTTGCCGCCCGCCCGGACCTGCCTCCGGCTGTTGTTACGTTTGAGCCGCACCCGCGTGAACTTTTCCGCCCTCAGGACCCACCTTTCAGGCTGACCCTCTCGGCCGAGCGGCTGGAAGCTCTGCGCGCCCTTGGTGTGCGGCATGTTTTTCAGATCGGGTTTGACAAGGCTTTTTCCGAGCTGACAGCGGAACAGTTTGTGGAGGATGTGCTGCATAACGCCCTGCGCCTGCGCCATGTTGGTTGCGGGCCAGACTTTGCCTTCGGGCACAGACGGGGTGGGAATGTGGCGTTTCTGGCGGAACGCACGCATGAACTGGGCATGGGCTTTACAGCTGTGCAGGCATTGTCCGATCAGGGTGGGCCTTTTTCCTCTTCCCGCATCCGCCGTCTGTTGCAGGATGGCTACCCGCGTGAAGCTGCGGGGGAGTTGGGGCGTTTGTGGTGCATTCGGGGTGTTGTGCAGCATGGGGACAAGCGCGGCAGGCTGCTGGGCTTTCCCACCGCTAATATTCCGCTCGGGCGGCACCTTGAGCCAGCACGAGGGGTGTACGCCGTTACAGTCCGGCTGCCGGATGGGCAGACCCGTTATGGCGTTGCCAATGTTGGCCGTCGTCCAACCATTAATGATGGGCAGGAAAGTCGGCTGGAAGCGCATCTTTTTGATTTTGAAGGTGACCTGTACGGGCAGGAGCTTTCCGTCTCGTTGCACTGTCTGCTGCGGGAGGAAAAACGCTTTGCCGGGTTGGATGCGCTCAAAAACCAGATCGCACAGGATGCCGCGCAGGCCCGGCTGGCGCTGGATACGGAACTCCCTCCAAATTGA
- the mutL gene encoding DNA mismatch repair endonuclease MutL produces the protein MSDQPEQVGASGGQLDRPHVRRLPEVIVNRIAAGEVIERPAAAVKELIENAIDAGARRLDISLDGGGVDRMIVTDDGVGMSPDDLALAVERHCTSKLGDETLVHINTLGFRGEALPSIGAAARLSITSRPRGESGAWRIRVEGGKTYAPEPVAGAVGTSVVVEDLFFATPARRKFLKSARVEGRHVESVVRRLALAVPQTAFRFVLDGREVLDLPSQDMAARAAALLDASEADGFLTINGEREGMTLTGFICPPSVHRSTANGQFMLVNGRPVVDPVLKTAVRVAYRRVIEPGRHPVVALMLTVPPEQVDVNVHPAKTELRFADEAAVRSLVIGTIQRALEHGAGVAGVRPVLSAAPRATRIWYPPEQGQAAPQPVPAYPSAPAVGGVAEPRLMFGDTPSARTLPVPPQPIPCGPEGAAQIDGQASVGLPAMLDGVAGGGGLDHPLGAAVAQVLDTYILAVAADGSLVLVDQHAAHERLTHERLREQYLGGRVQAQRLLVPDVVDLPRVQQDLLLARQPMLERLGVEIEEFGGGSILVRALPAMLGRSDALSLLRDLADELEADENGAPDEMASLDGKLDAVIARMACHGSIRAGRRLTPEEMNALLRQMEATPRAGTCSHGRPTWLKLSRSDLEKLFGRR, from the coding sequence ATGTCAGACCAGCCAGAGCAGGTTGGTGCAAGTGGGGGGCAGCTAGACCGCCCACATGTACGGCGGTTGCCAGAGGTTATTGTCAACCGCATTGCCGCAGGTGAGGTGATCGAACGCCCCGCTGCTGCTGTCAAAGAACTCATAGAAAACGCCATAGATGCCGGTGCGCGCCGGTTGGACATCTCGCTCGATGGGGGCGGGGTGGACCGTATGATTGTCACAGATGACGGGGTGGGTATGTCCCCCGATGATCTGGCTTTGGCAGTTGAGCGGCATTGTACCTCCAAATTGGGGGACGAGACGCTGGTGCACATCAACACGCTTGGCTTCCGTGGGGAGGCGCTGCCCTCCATCGGGGCGGCGGCCCGGTTGAGCATTACGTCCCGCCCAAGGGGAGAGAGCGGGGCATGGCGCATTCGGGTGGAAGGGGGCAAAACCTATGCGCCCGAGCCTGTTGCCGGTGCGGTTGGAACCAGCGTTGTGGTGGAAGACCTGTTTTTTGCCACACCCGCGCGCCGCAAGTTTTTGAAAAGCGCACGAGTGGAAGGTCGCCATGTGGAAAGCGTGGTGCGTCGGCTGGCATTGGCGGTTCCCCAGACAGCCTTCCGGTTTGTGCTGGATGGGCGCGAGGTGCTGGATCTGCCATCGCAGGACATGGCTGCCCGCGCCGCAGCTTTGCTGGATGCCAGCGAGGCGGACGGCTTTCTAACTATCAATGGTGAGCGTGAGGGTATGACCCTTACAGGCTTTATCTGCCCGCCATCAGTCCATCGTTCCACGGCAAACGGGCAGTTTATGCTGGTTAATGGCCGCCCGGTCGTGGACCCGGTTCTTAAAACCGCCGTGCGGGTGGCGTATCGTCGGGTCATCGAACCTGGTCGCCACCCTGTTGTGGCGCTTATGCTGACGGTTCCGCCAGAACAGGTGGATGTTAACGTGCATCCAGCCAAAACCGAACTGCGTTTTGCAGATGAGGCCGCCGTACGCTCCCTTGTTATTGGCACCATACAGCGCGCGCTGGAGCATGGGGCCGGTGTTGCCGGGGTCCGTCCGGTTTTGTCCGCTGCCCCACGGGCTACGCGGATATGGTACCCGCCGGAGCAGGGGCAGGCGGCTCCGCAACCCGTACCCGCGTATCCTTCTGCCCCTGCGGTCGGAGGTGTGGCGGAACCTCGCCTGATGTTTGGCGATACACCATCGGCCCGGACACTGCCTGTGCCGCCCCAACCCATACCCTGTGGCCCAGAAGGTGCGGCGCAGATAGACGGGCAGGCCAGTGTGGGCCTTCCTGCCATGTTGGATGGCGTAGCAGGTGGGGGTGGGCTGGACCATCCATTGGGTGCCGCAGTCGCACAGGTGCTGGATACGTATATTCTTGCTGTGGCGGCAGATGGCAGTCTGGTGCTGGTTGACCAGCATGCTGCGCATGAACGGCTGACGCATGAGCGGCTGCGGGAGCAGTATCTGGGTGGGCGTGTGCAGGCCCAACGTCTGCTTGTGCCAGATGTGGTGGATTTGCCGCGTGTACAGCAGGACCTGCTGCTGGCCCGCCAGCCTATGTTGGAAAGACTCGGGGTCGAAATAGAAGAATTCGGGGGTGGTTCCATTTTGGTGCGTGCCCTGCCAGCCATGCTGGGACGGAGCGATGCGCTCAGCCTTCTGCGTGATTTGGCGGATGAGCTGGAAGCGGATGAAAACGGCGCACCGGATGAGATGGCATCGCTGGATGGCAAGCTGGATGCGGTTATTGCCCGCATGGCCTGCCACGGCAGCATAAGGGCAGGCCGGCGGCTGACGCCGGAGGAAATGAACGCCCTGCTCCGCCAGATGGAGGCCACGCCCCGGGCTGGCACCTGTTCACACGGTCGGCCAACATGGCTCAAGCTCAGTCGCAGCGATCTCGAAAAGTTGTTTGGCCGCCGCTAG
- the mtnC gene encoding acireductone synthase: MQNTGSGTPRVVLLDIEGTTLPVAFVHKVLFPYARAHLPALLAQQHDNPVVKQALAETAQLAPGVPAAEQLERWMDADAKVVPLKSLQGLCWEQGYRQGELVAELYADVVPTLKAWKGAGLTLAVYSSGSKAAQKLIYGYTEQGDVTPLFSAFFDLEVGGKKDAASYRTIVQQAGWAPADVLFLSDVVAELDAAAQAGLQVCQIARPEDGTVAGSQHKVAASLPEAARLFGLPEGA; this comes from the coding sequence ATGCAGAATACGGGTTCAGGCACGCCACGCGTGGTGCTGCTGGATATTGAAGGCACAACCCTGCCGGTGGCGTTCGTGCATAAAGTGCTGTTTCCCTACGCACGGGCGCATCTGCCTGCTTTGCTTGCGCAGCAGCACGACAATCCGGTTGTAAAACAGGCACTGGCGGAAACCGCGCAACTCGCCCCCGGCGTGCCTGCGGCCGAACAGCTTGAACGCTGGATGGATGCGGACGCCAAGGTGGTTCCGCTCAAAAGTTTGCAAGGGCTTTGCTGGGAACAGGGCTATCGTCAGGGCGAACTGGTGGCGGAGCTGTATGCCGATGTGGTGCCCACGCTCAAGGCATGGAAGGGCGCGGGGTTGACGCTGGCGGTTTATTCCTCTGGCTCCAAAGCCGCGCAGAAGCTGATTTATGGCTACACGGAGCAGGGGGACGTTACCCCACTGTTCAGTGCGTTCTTCGATCTGGAAGTGGGCGGTAAAAAAGACGCGGCCAGCTATCGCACCATTGTGCAGCAGGCAGGCTGGGCCCCGGCGGATGTGCTGTTTCTCTCGGATGTGGTGGCTGAACTGGATGCGGCTGCACAGGCCGGGTTGCAGGTTTGCCAGATTGCCCGCCCGGAGGATGGAACGGTGGCGGGTTCACAACACAAGGTAGCGGCCTCCCTGCCTGAGGCAGCCCGTCTGTTTGGTCTGCCTGAAGGAGCGTAA
- the ileS gene encoding isoleucine--tRNA ligase encodes MTSSSSEPDKTSLADQYRNTVFLPRTSFPMRGNLPQQEPKWLEKWRASGLDERLKQQAEGRPTFTLHDGPPYANGHLHIGHALNKINKDVINRAHRMAGYAVRYVPGWDCHGLPIEWKVEEEYRKAKRDKDSVPVLEFRAECRNYAGNWLNIQMEEFQRLGVQAEWQNRYATMDFSSEAAIAEEIGRFLLNGKLYRGLRPVMWSPVEKTALAEAEIEYHDHTSTTILVAFPVVKDPTPAHALEDVSVVIWTTTPWTIPGNRALAYGPDITYVVLRVDETGEGAMLEPGARVLVAEALVESFCQEAHVTAHHVLYTLPGSALAGAVCAHPLRGAGYDFDVPMLAGEFVTTEAGTGLVHQAPAHGEDDFLLCRANGVDVPEVVQADGTYAPWVPGFAGVHVFKAADVVCATLTSVMERANAAGTAPAGLVGRGQIVHSYPHSWRSRAPIIYRATPQWFIRMDGENALRENALKALENVTFVPAQARNRLTSMIRTRPDWCISRQRAWGVPIAVFVEKRTGEVLRDPAVMQRVVDAFRSEGADAWYQSEPSRFLGEGRNPDDYEQVFDIVDVWFESGSTHAFVLGRPGLSFPADLYLEGSDQHRGWFQSSLLESVGTRGVSPYKALVTNGFVLDEQGRKMSKSLGNVIAPQDVNDSMGADVLRLWVMNSDTNDDLRIGKEILKQQGELYRRLRNTLRWLLGGLDGFTEAEVVPYAELPELERWVLHRLTELGGLVARAVETHEWVGVYPALHGFCTTDLSAFYFDIRKDALYCDAPSNPTRRAVRTVLDVLHRCLTTWLAPVLVFTAEEAWTARFGDQASVHEQAFPDLPVEWTDAELEERWARIRSVRRIITTEIEGARRAGTIGSSLQAQVELTLSEEEAGIFAGVNWSELAIVSHVEVVIDPTSSSVYVEGDEGGDLHGAPVVRVAEGEKCARCWKVLPETGSNPAYPGLCLRCADVVAQSGFVSASVQEGA; translated from the coding sequence ATGACCTCATCGAGCAGCGAACCCGACAAGACATCCCTGGCCGACCAGTATCGTAATACGGTGTTTCTGCCACGGACCTCTTTTCCCATGCGTGGCAACCTGCCGCAGCAGGAGCCAAAATGGCTGGAAAAATGGCGTGCAAGCGGGCTGGATGAACGGTTGAAGCAGCAGGCGGAAGGTCGCCCGACCTTTACGCTGCATGATGGCCCTCCCTACGCAAATGGGCACCTGCACATTGGTCACGCTCTGAACAAGATCAACAAGGACGTTATTAACCGCGCACACCGCATGGCGGGGTATGCAGTGCGTTACGTGCCGGGTTGGGACTGCCACGGCCTGCCAATTGAGTGGAAGGTGGAAGAGGAATATCGCAAGGCCAAGCGGGACAAGGATTCCGTCCCTGTTCTGGAGTTCCGTGCCGAATGCCGCAATTACGCAGGCAACTGGCTGAACATCCAGATGGAGGAATTCCAGCGCCTTGGTGTGCAGGCGGAATGGCAGAACCGTTACGCAACCATGGATTTTTCGTCCGAGGCGGCGATTGCGGAAGAAATTGGTCGTTTTCTGCTAAATGGCAAGCTGTACCGTGGCCTGCGCCCGGTTATGTGGAGCCCGGTTGAAAAAACAGCTCTGGCAGAAGCCGAAATCGAATATCACGACCATACCTCCACAACCATTCTGGTCGCGTTCCCTGTGGTCAAGGACCCAACGCCAGCCCATGCGCTGGAGGATGTGTCCGTTGTTATTTGGACCACAACGCCGTGGACCATTCCGGGTAACCGCGCTCTGGCTTACGGGCCGGACATTACGTACGTGGTCCTGCGGGTGGATGAAACCGGGGAAGGTGCAATGCTGGAACCGGGCGCGCGCGTGCTGGTAGCCGAGGCGCTGGTCGAGTCCTTTTGTCAGGAAGCGCACGTTACCGCGCATCATGTGCTCTACACCCTGCCGGGTAGTGCGTTGGCTGGGGCCGTGTGTGCCCATCCGCTCCGTGGTGCGGGTTATGACTTTGATGTGCCCATGCTGGCGGGTGAATTTGTTACCACGGAAGCAGGCACCGGCCTTGTGCATCAGGCTCCCGCGCACGGGGAGGATGACTTTCTGCTCTGCCGCGCCAATGGCGTGGATGTGCCCGAGGTTGTGCAGGCAGATGGGACCTATGCACCGTGGGTTCCGGGCTTTGCCGGGGTGCATGTGTTCAAGGCGGCGGATGTGGTGTGCGCTACGCTGACCAGCGTTATGGAGCGCGCTAACGCAGCCGGCACGGCGCCAGCCGGGTTGGTTGGACGTGGTCAGATTGTGCATTCCTACCCGCATTCATGGCGGTCACGCGCCCCCATTATCTACCGGGCGACCCCTCAGTGGTTCATCCGTATGGATGGTGAGAATGCCCTGCGGGAGAACGCGCTCAAGGCGTTGGAAAACGTAACGTTTGTCCCCGCGCAGGCTCGTAACCGCCTGACCTCGATGATCCGCACCCGCCCGGACTGGTGCATTAGCCGCCAGCGCGCATGGGGCGTTCCCATTGCCGTGTTTGTGGAAAAACGGACAGGCGAAGTACTGCGTGACCCTGCGGTGATGCAGCGTGTGGTGGATGCCTTCCGCTCCGAAGGTGCAGATGCGTGGTACCAGTCCGAACCCTCCCGTTTTCTGGGGGAAGGCCGCAACCCGGATGATTACGAACAGGTGTTCGATATTGTTGATGTCTGGTTTGAGAGCGGCTCCACCCACGCATTTGTTCTGGGGCGGCCGGGGCTGAGCTTCCCCGCTGATCTGTATCTGGAAGGGTCGGACCAGCATCGTGGTTGGTTCCAGTCCTCCCTGCTGGAGAGCGTGGGAACCCGTGGTGTTTCGCCCTACAAGGCGCTGGTCACCAATGGGTTTGTGCTGGACGAGCAGGGCCGCAAAATGTCCAAGTCCTTGGGCAATGTCATTGCCCCGCAGGACGTGAACGACAGCATGGGCGCGGATGTTCTGCGCCTGTGGGTGATGAATTCCGATACCAATGACGATTTGCGCATTGGTAAGGAAATTCTCAAACAGCAGGGCGAACTGTACCGCCGTCTGCGCAACACGTTGCGCTGGCTGCTGGGTGGTCTGGATGGCTTTACCGAGGCAGAAGTTGTGCCATACGCAGAGCTGCCGGAGCTGGAACGCTGGGTGCTGCACCGCCTGACCGAACTAGGTGGGTTGGTGGCCCGTGCGGTGGAAACGCACGAATGGGTTGGGGTTTACCCGGCACTGCATGGCTTCTGCACAACCGATCTGTCCGCCTTTTACTTCGATATCCGTAAGGATGCGCTGTATTGCGATGCACCGTCCAATCCGACCCGTCGCGCTGTGCGCACGGTGCTGGACGTGCTGCACCGCTGCCTGACAACGTGGCTGGCTCCGGTGCTGGTGTTTACCGCTGAAGAAGCATGGACCGCCCGCTTTGGCGATCAGGCCAGTGTGCATGAACAGGCCTTCCCTGACCTGCCGGTGGAATGGACGGATGCTGAGCTGGAAGAACGCTGGGCCCGTATTCGCTCTGTCCGTCGGATTATTACGACCGAGATTGAAGGCGCACGCCGCGCGGGCACTATCGGCTCTTCCCTACAGGCGCAGGTTGAACTGACCCTGTCGGAAGAAGAAGCTGGTATTTTTGCCGGTGTGAACTGGAGCGAACTGGCCATTGTCTCCCACGTGGAAGTCGTTATCGACCCCACGTCCTCCTCTGTTTATGTGGAAGGGGATGAAGGGGGCGACCTGCATGGCGCACCAGTTGTGCGCGTGGCGGAAGGCGAAAAATGTGCCCGTTGCTGGAAGGTCCTGCCAGAAACAGGGTCGAATCCAGCTTATCCGGGCCTATGCCTGCGCTGTGCTGATGTGGTGGCCCAAAGTGGCTTTGTTAGCGCATCCGTGCAGGAGGGTGCGTGA
- the lspA gene encoding signal peptidase II has protein sequence MLRPAGVGLLVLMLVLSADQLSKFWILYGLDLPDRGSVAVLPFLNFTMVWNHAVTFGMFGGLGGAGRIVFSVIAMVVACCLLVWMVRTPSKLTAACVGAVTGGAIGNVIDRVRYGAVVDFLHAHAFGWSWYVFNVADSAIVCAVCVLLLQNFLSDGQQAS, from the coding sequence ATGCTCCGGCCTGCGGGCGTTGGTCTGCTTGTGCTGATGCTGGTCCTCTCGGCGGACCAGTTGAGCAAGTTCTGGATTTTGTATGGGCTGGACCTGCCTGACCGTGGGTCTGTGGCCGTGCTGCCTTTTCTCAACTTCACCATGGTCTGGAACCATGCCGTAACATTTGGCATGTTTGGCGGGCTTGGTGGTGCGGGGCGGATTGTGTTTTCCGTTATCGCAATGGTAGTAGCTTGTTGTCTGCTTGTGTGGATGGTCAGAACCCCCAGCAAGCTGACTGCGGCATGTGTGGGCGCCGTCACCGGGGGTGCCATAGGCAACGTTATTGATCGTGTGCGCTATGGGGCCGTGGTGGATTTTTTGCACGCCCATGCATTCGGATGGTCTTGGTATGTGTTCAATGTGGCTGACTCCGCTATAGTGTGCGCTGTATGCGTATTGCTGTTGCAGAACTTTCTGTCTGATGGACAGCAGGCATCTTAG
- a CDS encoding complex I subunit 4 family protein, producing MQPILLSLITYLPLAGAVAAFLCPGQEPERDRTARWLGLWTTLLTFGLSVVMWVGFDPNQPGLQYETRLSWMSDYGISYHTGVDGISLVFILLTAFLTPLALGAGWRSVQTQGRDFVATMLMLETALFGLFSAQDLVLFYVFYEATLIPGSLMIGIWGGKKRVWASLQFFLFTFGGSLFMLVGLITMWLHAGTTDIPALMHAGFSHSLQGWLLLAFLLAFGVKLPLFPLHAWLPDAYTEAPTPASAMLSGVLSKTGAYGLLRFGVLMFPDAVRQFAPYVLALGVVAILYAAFVAFAQTDMKRLIAYSSFSHMGMIAVGLFTLTAEGIDGAIFQMLSHGVVIAALFFCVAAVAWRAETRDIDALGGVARQMPILALLAMLFTMANVGLPGTGSFVGELLVLMGAVHVSMWVALLAGGTMIMGAVYMLSLYRRVLFGSVRGTVSLLRDLTAGEIAVLAPLAVVTLWMGIHPGTFTRIFDPMIMQAVHGSMVNVASSSMHEQVIHLASR from the coding sequence GTGCAGCCAATCCTGCTTTCGCTGATAACCTACCTCCCTCTTGCAGGCGCAGTTGCGGCCTTCCTCTGTCCCGGTCAGGAGCCGGAGCGGGACCGTACGGCGCGCTGGCTGGGGTTGTGGACAACGCTGCTCACCTTTGGGTTAAGCGTGGTGATGTGGGTCGGCTTTGACCCCAACCAGCCCGGCTTGCAGTATGAAACCCGCCTGAGCTGGATGAGTGATTATGGTATTTCCTACCATACCGGGGTGGATGGGATCAGCTTGGTCTTTATCCTGCTAACGGCTTTTCTGACGCCACTGGCACTGGGTGCGGGTTGGCGCAGCGTGCAAACGCAGGGGCGCGACTTTGTAGCCACCATGCTGATGCTGGAAACAGCCCTGTTTGGCCTGTTTTCCGCGCAGGATCTGGTCCTGTTTTACGTTTTTTATGAAGCAACGCTCATTCCGGGCAGCCTGATGATAGGCATATGGGGCGGCAAAAAACGGGTCTGGGCATCGCTCCAGTTCTTCCTGTTTACCTTTGGTGGTTCGCTGTTCATGCTGGTCGGGCTGATTACCATGTGGCTGCATGCGGGCACGACCGATATTCCGGCGTTGATGCACGCAGGCTTTTCCCATTCGTTGCAAGGCTGGCTGCTTCTGGCTTTTCTGCTGGCCTTTGGCGTCAAGCTGCCGCTGTTCCCGCTGCACGCATGGTTGCCAGATGCCTATACGGAGGCCCCAACACCGGCATCGGCCATGCTTTCGGGTGTGTTGTCCAAGACCGGGGCTTACGGGTTGTTGCGCTTTGGGGTGCTGATGTTCCCTGATGCCGTGCGCCAGTTTGCCCCATATGTGCTGGCACTGGGTGTTGTGGCCATTCTGTACGCAGCCTTTGTGGCGTTTGCACAAACAGACATGAAGCGGCTGATCGCCTATTCCTCTTTCTCACACATGGGCATGATCGCGGTTGGTTTGTTTACGCTTACGGCAGAGGGCATAGATGGTGCCATCTTCCAGATGCTCTCGCACGGTGTGGTCATAGCGGCGCTGTTCTTCTGTGTGGCGGCTGTGGCATGGCGGGCAGAAACGCGGGATATTGATGCACTGGGGGGCGTGGCACGGCAGATGCCCATTCTCGCGCTGCTGGCCATGCTGTTTACCATGGCCAATGTGGGGCTGCCCGGAACAGGGTCCTTTGTGGGGGAACTGCTGGTTCTTATGGGGGCGGTTCATGTTTCCATGTGGGTGGCGCTGCTGGCTGGTGGCACCATGATTATGGGGGCCGTGTATATGCTCTCGCTTTACCGCCGGGTGCTGTTTGGCAGCGTGCGTGGGACGGTCAGCCTGCTGCGTGACCTGACTGCGGGCGAAATTGCCGTGCTGGCACCTCTGGCTGTGGTGACATTGTGGATGGGGATTCACCCCGGCACGTTCACCCGGATTTTTGATCCCATGATTATGCAGGCCGTGCACGGAAGCATGGTGAATGTGGCGTCATCCTCCATGCATGAACAGGTTATTCACCTAGCCAGCCGGTAA
- a CDS encoding 1,2-dihydroxy-3-keto-5-methylthiopentene dioxygenase, producing the protein MSSLRVFEDSRPGVPLLQTQDAVEIAAALAPFGIRFERWDDVQPPPKDADEATVLATYRPWLDRLMGETGAGSADVLRVTPQTPNKEALRSKFLSEHTHSEDEVRFFVHGGGHFIMHINDRVYDVECTQGDLISVPEGYKHWFDAGPQPDMVTLRIFTHKEGWVARYTGADIARQFPAFPS; encoded by the coding sequence ATGAGCAGCCTGCGTGTGTTTGAAGACAGCCGCCCCGGTGTGCCGTTGTTGCAGACGCAGGATGCTGTGGAAATTGCAGCGGCTCTGGCCCCGTTTGGTATCCGTTTTGAACGGTGGGACGACGTGCAGCCACCCCCAAAGGACGCGGATGAAGCCACCGTGCTGGCGACCTATCGCCCTTGGCTGGACCGGCTGATGGGAGAAACCGGAGCAGGGTCGGCCGATGTGCTGCGCGTTACCCCCCAGACGCCCAACAAGGAAGCCCTGCGCAGCAAGTTCCTGTCCGAACATACGCATAGCGAGGATGAAGTCCGGTTTTTTGTGCATGGCGGGGGGCACTTCATCATGCACATCAACGACCGGGTTTACGATGTGGAATGCACGCAGGGTGATCTGATTTCCGTGCCTGAAGGGTATAAGCACTGGTTTGACGCAGGACCTCAGCCCGATATGGTGACCCTGCGTATTTTTACCCATAAGGAAGGCTGGGTGGCCCGTTATACGGGGGCGGACATCGCCCGCCAGTTCCCGGCCTTTCCCAGCTGA